In Planctomycetia bacterium, one DNA window encodes the following:
- a CDS encoding HAD family hydrolase, translated as MDSLPDIHHALMQALRAMNLPPVTREQTRGWIGDGLPALCRRAVPQLDESALETFIHHARTHYAAHVVDHTRPFPNIMQMLDLLKAENVPCAVLTNKPHALAVETVRRLGMMPYVIDVCGYRREEEKKPDPRAALRIALNMGMPPAYVALVGDSVADLRTARNAGMISVAVTWGYQNCDLLRAESPDFFLEDPLDLPRRILKK; from the coding sequence GTGGACTCGCTACCGGACATTCACCACGCGCTGATGCAAGCGCTTCGCGCGATGAATCTGCCTCCTGTGACCCGCGAACAGACGCGCGGCTGGATCGGCGACGGACTGCCCGCGTTGTGTCGACGCGCTGTACCGCAACTCGACGAATCCGCGCTGGAGACGTTCATCCATCACGCGCGAACACACTATGCGGCACACGTTGTCGACCATACGCGACCATTCCCCAACATCATGCAAATGCTTGACTTACTGAAGGCAGAAAACGTGCCGTGCGCGGTCCTGACCAACAAACCGCACGCACTGGCCGTCGAAACGGTTCGCCGGCTTGGGATGATGCCGTACGTCATCGACGTGTGCGGCTATCGGCGAGAAGAAGAAAAAAAACCCGACCCGCGCGCGGCATTGCGGATCGCGCTGAACATGGGAATGCCGCCGGCGTACGTCGCGCTCGTGGGGGATTCCGTCGCCGACCTTCGCACCGCGCGAAACGCCGGAATGATTTCCGTCGCCGTCACCTGGGGATACCAGAATTGCGACCTGCTGCGCGCCGAATCACCCGATTTTTTTCTGGAAGACCCCCTCGATCTGCCCCGCCGAATCCTGAAAAAATAA
- a CDS encoding dihydroorotate dehydrogenase electron transfer subunit: protein MKHACDSQPVILDTTVAGVRTPCREHFELTLAAAAFPDALPGQFVQILCRDSVQSLADGQAMLRRPFSVGGLRRGVRSVEIDILGRVVGPGTAWLAGRRRGDTVNILGPLGRPFSITINDEIPILVAGGVGLPPIRWLAETLCRAGIEPSFIYGAQSRDLLAVALCAEPARDGKMSECIKEFAGLGIRAAITTDDGSCGLRGRVTDALGIQLDACAGRAARVYACGPEPMLRAVAERCAARGVACEVAMERVMGCGMATCQSCVVPVRDGASTDGWRYALCCREGPVFDASAVIWSR, encoded by the coding sequence GTGAAACACGCATGTGATTCGCAGCCTGTGATCCTGGATACGACGGTTGCCGGCGTTCGCACCCCATGTCGCGAACATTTTGAGCTTACTCTGGCAGCGGCGGCATTTCCGGATGCGCTGCCGGGGCAGTTCGTGCAGATTCTCTGCCGCGATTCGGTGCAGTCGTTGGCGGACGGCCAGGCGATGCTTCGGCGGCCGTTCAGCGTCGGCGGGCTTCGGCGGGGCGTGCGGAGCGTTGAAATAGACATTCTTGGAAGAGTCGTTGGCCCGGGGACGGCGTGGTTGGCGGGGCGGCGTCGCGGTGACACCGTAAACATTCTGGGTCCGCTGGGACGGCCGTTTTCTATTACTATAAACGACGAAATACCGATTTTGGTGGCGGGCGGCGTGGGATTGCCGCCGATCCGCTGGCTTGCCGAGACGCTGTGTCGCGCGGGAATCGAACCATCGTTCATCTACGGCGCGCAATCGCGTGATCTGCTGGCAGTCGCGTTGTGTGCCGAGCCAGCCCGGGATGGAAAAATGAGCGAATGTATTAAGGAATTCGCCGGTTTGGGCATTCGGGCGGCGATCACGACCGACGATGGATCGTGTGGTCTGCGCGGTCGCGTGACGGACGCACTGGGGATTCAACTGGACGCCTGCGCGGGCCGCGCGGCGCGGGTGTACGCGTGCGGACCGGAGCCGATGTTGCGCGCGGTGGCGGAGCGTTGCGCAGCGCGCGGCGTCGCGTGCGAGGTGGCGATGGAGCGCGTGATGGGGTGCGGCATGGCGACGTGTCAGTCGTGCGTCGTGCCGGTGCGCGACGGCGCGAGCACTGATGGCTGGCGCTACGCGCTGTGTTGCCGAGAGGGTCCGGTGTTCGATGCATCGGCGGTGATCTGGTCTCGGTGA
- the ffh gene encoding signal recognition particle protein produces MFDALTDRFNDVFRRLRGRGRITEENVREVMRDVRTALLEADVHLDVVKKFIQEVTDKAIGSEVIGTLHPEQVMVKIVHDELIGLMGPVDSRIPWVASPPTIIMMAGLQGSGKTTTCAKLAKYCQDRGKKPMLVAADLKRPAAIDQLEVLGQQLGVPVYAERDHQNPMKVCRNGVAAAQKQLLDVVILDTAGRLAIDDELMTELSNVANTVSPHQIYLVLDAMTGQDAVSTARHFNERLELDGVILTKFDSDTRGGAILSVKSIVQKPVKFIGVGEKLDRLEEFHPDRMASRILGMGDIVSLVEQTQRQVDAEEAARIEEKMKKGNLSLDDFIGQMEKVMSGRSLKDLLKMIPGVGSMMRETEMQIDEGEIARMKAIVKSMTPKERSNPKLIDASRRRRIARGSGTDTEDVSGLCKQFLQMRDMMKHMAGMSMLDRMKFGSQFAQLSMAGGKMPSFKAPSRPKYQPSKKDKRRDRKRKSR; encoded by the coding sequence ATGTTTGACGCCCTGACCGATCGGTTCAACGACGTCTTCCGCCGTCTTCGCGGCCGCGGACGAATCACCGAAGAAAACGTCCGCGAAGTCATGCGCGACGTGCGCACCGCCCTGCTCGAGGCCGACGTTCATCTCGATGTCGTCAAGAAATTCATCCAGGAAGTCACCGACAAGGCCATCGGTTCGGAAGTCATCGGAACGCTGCACCCCGAGCAGGTGATGGTGAAGATCGTCCACGATGAATTGATCGGCCTCATGGGTCCGGTCGATTCTCGCATTCCGTGGGTCGCCTCGCCGCCGACGATCATCATGATGGCGGGCTTGCAGGGTTCAGGCAAAACCACCACCTGCGCCAAGCTGGCAAAGTATTGCCAGGACCGTGGCAAGAAGCCGATGCTCGTCGCGGCCGATCTGAAGCGTCCGGCGGCCATCGATCAGCTTGAAGTACTCGGACAGCAGTTGGGCGTACCCGTCTACGCGGAGCGCGATCACCAGAACCCCATGAAAGTCTGCCGCAACGGCGTCGCCGCGGCGCAGAAGCAGCTACTCGATGTGGTCATCCTCGACACGGCCGGCCGGCTCGCCATCGACGATGAGCTGATGACCGAGCTGTCGAACGTGGCAAACACCGTTTCGCCGCACCAGATTTACCTGGTGCTGGACGCCATGACCGGTCAGGACGCCGTCAGCACGGCCCGGCATTTCAACGAACGGCTGGAGCTGGACGGCGTCATTCTCACCAAGTTCGATTCGGACACGCGCGGCGGCGCGATTCTGTCGGTCAAGAGCATCGTGCAGAAGCCGGTGAAGTTCATCGGCGTGGGCGAGAAGCTCGATCGGTTGGAGGAGTTTCACCCGGATCGGATGGCCAGCCGCATCCTGGGCATGGGCGATATCGTTTCGCTCGTCGAGCAGACGCAGCGGCAGGTGGACGCCGAAGAGGCGGCTCGCATCGAAGAGAAGATGAAGAAAGGGAACCTTTCGCTGGACGATTTCATCGGCCAGATGGAAAAGGTGATGAGCGGCCGATCGCTGAAAGACCTGCTGAAGATGATTCCCGGCGTGGGGAGCATGATGCGCGAAACGGAGATGCAGATCGACGAAGGCGAGATCGCGCGCATGAAGGCGATCGTGAAGTCGATGACGCCGAAGGAGCGGAGCAATCCGAAGCTGATCGACGCGTCGCGGCGGCGGCGGATCGCGCGTGGCAGCGGCACGGACACCGAGGACGTGAGCGGCCTGTGCAAGCAGTTTCTCCAGATGCGCGACATGATGAAGCACATGGCGGGCATGTCGATGCTGGACCGGATGAAGTTCGGCTCGCAATTCGCGCAGCTGTCGATGGCGGGCGGGAAGATGCCGAGCTTCAAAGCGCCGAGCCGGCCGAAGTATCAGCCGAGCAAGAAGGACAAGCGGCGGGATCGCAAGCGGAAGAGTCGATAG
- the aroA gene encoding 3-phosphoshikimate 1-carboxyvinyltransferase yields the protein MPPVDPTDILIRPVQQPVDRTVRLPGSKSLTNRALLAAALARGESTLHGILLADDTRLMIGALEALGLAVAVDPHGGDEHPWARVAGRGGYFPNTDASLYCGNAGTVIRFLTAACAAAQGDFRLDGSARMRQRPLGDLVSALIDLGASINYEQQAGFCPLHVHGRGLRGGPVTLHNPQSSQFVSAILLAAPRAVRDVLIEITGDLPSRPYVAMTLHVMEAFGVGVVAEQDRRFIVPEGQTYRACDYRIEPDASAASYFFAAAALTGGRVTVEGLGRSSLQGDTQFVCVLESMGCRIEQDEHQTTVFGPPAGDLRGVDVDLGDLPDTAPTLAVLAAFAAGPTRIRNVSNLRIKESDRLAALATELGRMNVATELRPDGIVIQPDGIPHAARITTYDDHRIAMSFALAGLRLDGMVIAEPGCVAKTFPGFFDAWAKL from the coding sequence ATGCCGCCCGTCGATCCTACCGACATTCTGATTCGGCCGGTTCAACAGCCGGTCGATCGAACGGTCCGCCTGCCGGGCAGCAAGAGCCTGACCAATCGCGCTCTGTTGGCGGCGGCGCTTGCGCGGGGCGAATCGACTCTTCACGGCATTCTCCTCGCCGACGATACCCGGCTCATGATCGGCGCACTGGAAGCGCTCGGCTTGGCCGTGGCGGTCGATCCGCATGGCGGCGATGAGCACCCCTGGGCGCGCGTCGCAGGCCGGGGCGGCTACTTTCCAAACACCGACGCGAGTCTTTATTGCGGCAACGCGGGAACGGTGATTCGCTTTCTCACGGCGGCTTGCGCGGCGGCGCAGGGCGACTTCCGCCTCGACGGCAGCGCGCGCATGCGGCAGCGTCCGCTCGGCGATCTGGTCTCCGCCTTGATCGATCTCGGCGCGTCGATCAATTATGAGCAACAAGCCGGATTCTGCCCGCTTCACGTACACGGTCGCGGCCTTCGCGGAGGCCCGGTGACGCTTCACAATCCTCAATCGAGCCAGTTTGTTTCGGCGATTCTGCTCGCGGCCCCGCGCGCCGTGCGCGACGTGCTGATTGAGATCACCGGCGACCTGCCCAGCCGGCCCTACGTGGCGATGACCCTGCACGTCATGGAAGCATTCGGCGTCGGCGTCGTGGCCGAGCAGGATCGGCGATTCATCGTTCCGGAAGGCCAGACCTATCGCGCCTGCGACTACAGGATCGAGCCGGACGCCAGCGCGGCGTCGTATTTCTTCGCGGCGGCCGCACTGACCGGTGGACGAGTAACGGTCGAGGGCTTGGGGCGTTCCAGCCTGCAAGGCGACACCCAATTCGTGTGCGTGCTGGAATCCATGGGGTGCCGCATCGAGCAGGACGAACATCAGACAACGGTATTCGGCCCGCCCGCCGGCGATTTGCGCGGGGTTGACGTCGATCTGGGCGACCTGCCGGACACCGCGCCGACGCTGGCGGTGCTGGCGGCCTTTGCCGCCGGCCCGACGCGCATTCGCAACGTGTCAAATCTGCGGATCAAGGAGTCGGATCGGCTGGCGGCGCTGGCGACCGAACTGGGGCGCATGAACGTGGCGACCGAGCTTCGCCCGGACGGGATCGTCATTCAGCCCGACGGGATTCCCCATGCAGCGCGCATCACAACGTATGACGATCATCGAATCGCGATGAGTTTCGCGCTGGCGGGGCTGCGGCTGGATGGGATGGTGATCGCCGAGCCCGGTTGCGTCGCGAAGACGTTCCCGGGGTTCTTCGACGCGTGGGCAAAGCTGTAA
- a CDS encoding HEAT repeat domain-containing protein, which translates to MMRKLKSNLRMPRRWFRLNRRAGGILLVCAGWMISSAYANQAASQPSTSRPSDGAASLSSSSLQQDITDHYELIIGDNTAQARRLGATKLLELGSPDAVARLVDVLRTNSPTRLPARMAVCEAIAGRENPPVVLLDALIACLGDKSPGMSEALTRALRRFDTALSVERLRPLASDADVALERRLAAIAALGEAGDDIRAVAALATMLEGTSPTIQAAALNAFSAATGVKHDSTATALTWWGRHSTLTGTQWLWRVNEARREQVRRLQTVRADLNRRVVQLSREVYLMTVEGERAERLLSFLRDDLPAVRSLGLDLINDLITDRKDINADAKSRVVELLGDADAPVRLKAATIAGELRLAGALNRLLDALMAETVPDVRVAQVGALGRLDDPAAVPALIARLNDDASVVVGEAALALGNLARKRADAGPPVDAIVTAMLDRYGRLRPVEEDVREKFIQAMARIGDETFRVEFRRAMASSESLRIRRAAISGLAAFGDVASADDARGLLKAQEMEIRQAAVETLGKCGRRLEDLAALTPHLYTRSESDAGVREQAWRAYLAVSERIPAQDVLRLAEEFDRTGDKVDQQRCVDLLRSIRVVEARFESLPAPQRFELLFQLAEGLAQLGDHVGAATSLEQAAALRVLSDPADAVALLARALSARLAAMEDGTAIERSLQLARRIEGGATNVTAAFTEVVLNEAQKRADQATDAQGFNAAMSLLDAAASMLNDAGKAPQAAAIRLHAITRRAGIIQDLLADYLLDGESEARIIGFGPEPVIPPLVSLLEPRKAGSADRPDLRAPTASGEQRLITLARKLVPQWKGLDASADDEQRAAALSELRMLARQTESGAAPAERM; encoded by the coding sequence ATGATGCGAAAGCTTAAATCCAACTTGCGGATGCCCCGGCGATGGTTCCGATTGAACCGCCGCGCAGGGGGTATCCTGCTGGTCTGCGCCGGGTGGATGATCTCCTCGGCTTATGCAAATCAGGCTGCGAGTCAGCCGTCAACCAGTCGACCGTCAGACGGTGCTGCGTCACTCTCCTCGTCGTCGCTTCAGCAAGACATTACCGACCACTACGAATTGATCATCGGCGACAACACGGCCCAGGCGCGTCGGCTGGGCGCGACGAAATTGCTTGAGCTGGGCAGTCCCGATGCCGTCGCCCGCCTGGTCGATGTTCTGCGAACCAACAGTCCGACACGCCTGCCCGCGCGCATGGCGGTGTGCGAAGCAATCGCCGGTCGTGAGAATCCGCCGGTGGTATTGCTGGATGCGTTGATCGCCTGTCTGGGCGACAAGTCGCCCGGCATGTCGGAAGCCTTGACTCGGGCGCTGCGTCGCTTTGACACCGCGCTCTCGGTGGAGCGGTTGCGGCCGCTGGCGAGCGATGCCGACGTGGCGCTGGAGCGTCGGCTGGCGGCGATCGCGGCGCTGGGCGAAGCGGGAGACGACATCCGCGCGGTGGCGGCGCTGGCGACCATGCTGGAAGGAACCAGCCCGACGATTCAGGCGGCGGCGCTCAACGCATTTTCGGCGGCGACTGGCGTGAAGCATGATTCCACGGCGACGGCGCTGACGTGGTGGGGTCGCCACTCGACCCTGACGGGCACGCAATGGTTGTGGCGTGTGAACGAGGCGCGGCGCGAACAGGTTCGCCGGCTGCAAACGGTTCGAGCCGACTTGAATCGTCGCGTCGTGCAGTTATCGCGCGAGGTCTACCTGATGACGGTGGAAGGGGAACGCGCGGAGCGCTTGTTGTCGTTTTTGCGGGATGATTTGCCCGCCGTTCGCAGCCTCGGATTGGACCTGATCAATGATCTGATCACCGATCGCAAAGACATCAACGCCGATGCGAAGTCCCGCGTCGTGGAATTGCTCGGAGACGCGGATGCACCGGTGCGCCTGAAGGCCGCGACGATCGCCGGGGAGCTGCGTCTGGCCGGCGCGTTGAATCGCTTGCTCGATGCGCTCATGGCGGAAACCGTGCCCGATGTGCGGGTTGCCCAGGTGGGGGCGCTGGGGCGGCTGGATGATCCGGCGGCGGTGCCGGCGCTGATCGCGCGGCTGAACGACGACGCGTCGGTGGTCGTCGGGGAGGCGGCGTTGGCGTTGGGGAATCTGGCTCGGAAACGAGCGGATGCAGGCCCGCCGGTCGATGCGATTGTGACGGCGATGCTGGATCGCTACGGTCGTCTGCGTCCGGTGGAGGAGGACGTTCGCGAGAAGTTCATTCAGGCGATGGCGCGGATCGGTGACGAGACGTTCCGAGTGGAGTTTCGGCGCGCGATGGCTTCGTCGGAGAGCCTTCGCATTCGTCGCGCCGCGATCTCGGGACTGGCTGCATTCGGGGATGTGGCTTCGGCGGACGACGCGCGCGGGCTGCTCAAGGCACAAGAAATGGAGATTCGCCAGGCGGCGGTCGAGACGCTGGGCAAATGCGGACGGCGATTGGAAGATTTGGCGGCGCTGACCCCCCATTTGTATACCCGGAGCGAGTCCGACGCGGGGGTGCGCGAGCAGGCGTGGCGAGCGTACCTGGCGGTCAGTGAGCGGATTCCTGCGCAGGACGTATTGCGCCTGGCCGAGGAATTCGACCGCACCGGCGACAAAGTCGATCAGCAGCGTTGCGTCGATCTTTTGCGATCGATTCGGGTGGTCGAAGCACGATTCGAGAGCCTGCCCGCACCGCAGCGCTTTGAGCTGCTTTTTCAATTGGCGGAAGGCCTGGCGCAATTGGGTGATCATGTCGGAGCGGCGACCAGTCTTGAGCAGGCTGCGGCGCTGCGTGTCCTGTCGGATCCGGCCGACGCCGTCGCGCTGCTGGCCCGGGCGCTGTCGGCTCGGCTTGCGGCGATGGAAGACGGCACGGCGATTGAGAGGTCGCTTCAATTGGCGCGACGCATTGAGGGTGGTGCCACGAACGTGACCGCAGCGTTTACGGAAGTTGTATTGAATGAGGCACAGAAGCGCGCGGACCAAGCGACCGATGCACAGGGTTTCAACGCCGCGATGAGCCTGCTTGATGCGGCGGCGTCCATGTTGAACGATGCCGGAAAGGCGCCCCAGGCCGCGGCCATTCGCTTGCATGCGATCACCCGCCGCGCCGGGATCATCCAGGACTTGCTTGCGGATTATCTTCTGGATGGCGAGAGCGAGGCACGGATCATCGGCTTCGGACCGGAGCCGGTCATCCCTCCTCTCGTCTCGTTGCTGGAACCGCGTAAAGCGGGTTCGGCCGATCGACCCGATCTTCGCGCGCCGACCGCGTCGGGCGAACAGCGGCTTATCACTCTCGCACGCAAGCTCGTCCCGCAATGGAAAGGGCTGGATGCGTCGGCCGACGACGAACAGCGCGCGGCCGCGTTGAGTGAGCTTCGAATGCTCGCACGTCAAACAGAGAGTGGCGCGGCCCCGGCCGAGCGCATGTGA